AGCAGTCTGCAGTGGGTTGAAATTTGATGTTCAACATGTTCTGGTTGTGGGTTGAAGTTTTGGTAAACATGGAACACCCATTCAGCAGCATGCCGGAGAGTAGGGGCTTTGCGGGCAGGTCCACCCTTGGCGTTGCAATCTCATGTAATATACCACACGTCTTCCAGATTCCGTTTGGAAGATGACAGTACCAGCATCCAGGGCTGGCGTGAAGACCAAGTGAGACAGGGCatgatgcctggcacacagcataCACCTTGGCATCCAAGCTTGCTCTCATTCCTGAGGGGGTGGAGCTGACTGCCTGGCAGTTACAACCTCTGCCCTCGGCCCCACCACCTCTCTCTGGCCCACCCCAACTGCTCTTTTGGGATACTTGTCTTCCCCTGCTTTCCCCACGGCCTTTCAGAATGGCCATATTTCCCCATGCAAGCAGGATGTGTGCTGGGTGGGAATGTATATTCCCTAGGGAAAGCTCTGGTAAGGTAAAAGCAGTTCCACCATCTCACTTGCCCTGTTCTCTTTCCTAAGAGGTACCAGTGGGGGACAGCAAGCTGGTGGAGAAACTGGGCCAGCACCTCTTGCCTTGGATGGACCAGCTCTCTCCGGAGCATCTGAACCCCAGCATCTATGTGGGCCTGCGCCTCTCCAGCCTGCAGGCCGGGGCCAAGGAGGTCCTCTACCTGCACAGCCTCAAGCGCTATTACCAACAGAGCCTCCTGGGGTATTGCTGcactctgtcttctcctttccccatGTCTCACTCCACCTCCTAAGAGACGGGAGGCCTGGATCATGCCTGGGCCTGTCGCTACTTTGTTGGGACATTTTAGGCAGGTTTgtctcctttgtgtctgactttctaCATCTGTTATATTGAAGGGGTTGTCTGGGCCCTTGTGAAGCTACTGCATCCTCCTGTGCCTGAGACAGACATTACTAATCCATGACTGCACTCTTTCATACTGTGCCCAGCAGCTGCATCTGACCCTTCCTGTTTTCCTCTCCCATGCCTGAGACAGACATCACTAATCCATGACCACACTCTTTCATACTGAGACCAGTTGCTGCATCTGACTGTTCCTGTTCTCCTCTCTCATGCCTGAGACAGACATCACTAATCCATGACTGCACTCTTTCATACTAAGACCAGCAGCTGCATCTGCTTTTCTGTGCTCCCTTTCCAGAGGGGCATGAGGACAGGCTTGTTCTGGTGTTCAGTGTTGGGAGTTTGAATGAGATATTAGAATCAGGAGCAACCACAGAGCAACTGCTACCTGGGCTCCATCTCAAGGGGTGCAGGGCAGTGCCTGgagtgggagaggagagaaaggcgAGAGCACGATGGTGAAGAGTGGTCAAAATGGAGAGGCAGGCACAAGTCATTTGGATGTGAGAGCCTCAGAGTTTATCCTTGAGTTTAATCTTTATGAATGACACCTTGCAGTTTATATAACTAACTACATCTGCTTTTGAGTGTTCTAgcaattgtttccattttttccactccTGGCTGTTGTCGGGGGCACCACCATGCTTACTGGGGTGGCACTCCCTCACGTGGGGTTTACTGCCTTCTCCTAGGTCTGCCTCCGGTGACGGCGAGGACAGCAGTGACTTCCAGGTCAAGCCCACTATGGGCCAGCTGGCCCTCTACCTGCTTGCTCTCAGGGCCAACTGCGAGTTTGTCGGGGGCCGCAAGGGGGACAGGCTGGTCTCCATGCTCAAGGGGTTCCTGGAGGACGAGAAGAGAGCCATTGGTGAGGGGACGTCATCCTCCAGGGGCAGGGAGCAGGCTGGGAGGGCTTGTTGGGAAACATTCTCTGGTGAGGCGATTACCATGCACCCAACCTTGCCCATCTGAGCTGCAGTCTCAGGGTCAGCTCCCTTGGAGACCCCACAAGCATCTCAGACATACACGGCTGCATCAGAGCTTTGGGTTTTCTCCCCAAGCCTCTTTCCCCACTCCAGTTCTGCCCATCTCACTATCCACCTAGCGGCTCAAGCCTGCCCCAGGAGCCATCTTTGATCCATCCTTTCCTGCACCCCTCACACGCACTCTGACAGCAAGTCCTGACTACCCAGCCTCCAAGATAGGTGCCTCTGTTCACCTTCTGGGACAACTGCACAGCTTCCTTACCCGTAGTCTCTCTGcaccccttcctgcctccctgaCTTGATCCAGCACCCAGCAGCCAAAGTGAGCATTTTAACTGTCAATCTGATCTTGCTAGCACTGCCCACCCCTCTgcccttttctccctttccaggCTCTGCtcacccctctcccaccccacctggGGCTCCAGCCACCCTGGCCTCCCTCTGTTGGGCTCTTTCCTGCCACAGGGTCCCCTGCCTGCAGTGGCTTCCCTCTCCTTCCAGCACATCCCTgctcaccctcacccccacccccagcattaCTTCCTTAGGGAATCCTGCTCTGACTCCCCAGCTAGTCAAATACCTATGTTATGTGGTCCCACAAACCAAGGTCTGCTTTGGGTTGTGACTGCACTTTTGTGGGTGTGGGTTGTGTTATCGTTGGAGAACTTGCCTGCCTGGGGCTTGTCCTGTCCTCACTGTGCTCAATGCCTGGCACTTAGCAGGGCCTCGGTGCATGTGTACTGAGGTAATGAAGGCATGAAGGATCTCACCACCCAAAGGTGAGTGTTGGGAAGTGCAGGCAGTGGGGGTCCCATGTGCTGGTGGGGCTGGGAGCTGTGAGGGGGCAGCAGGGCAAGCCCCTCAGGCCTCGCGTGACACCCCCACCCTGCACTTTCTTTCCTCCCAGGACACGATCACAAGGGCCACCCCCAGACCAGCTACTACCAGTATGGCTTGGGCATCCTGGCCCTGTGCCTCCATCAGAAGCGGGTCCATGATAGCGTGGTGGGAAAGCTCCTGTACACCGTGGAACATGACCAGCCTGTTGACCAGGGCCACCTCTCTGTGGGTGAGTGGGCCCGTTCCTGCCGGGCCCTGGCTGGCATTCCCTGAGCCCCTGTCCCCAACCCAAGGACCCCACATCCTGGCCGCACACTCACCAAGTCCCTTACGAGTGCAATGGCAAGGGCCAGACCCAGATCCTGACCCAAGCTCCATCACACACTCATTGTAGGAACCTGGGCAAGTCAGGGAGTCTCTGACTCAGCTTCTCCTTCCATAACATAACCTCCCAGCAGCCTCCCAATAAAGGACTTAAGTAAAGGgtgtagcacagtgcctgacatggaGAAACTTCTGGGTACCTAACTATGATCTCATCGTCAAATGAGCTGGGAAGCTCGAGCATGGATTCTGGATCTGCTTCCTAAACCGTGTGACCCTGGGCCTCCATTTCTGTCTCTTGTCATTGCTATTCCAGGTATCTGCAAAGCCTGATGTCTGTGAGTGAGCGCGAGCTTCAAATAGAATGGGGTAGGAGGGAGAAGTTTGGCAGGGCTGTAGGTGTCCAGAGAACAGGGTAGCAGGGCCCCTGCTATCAGGGAGCTTACTCTGCCTCAGAGGCGTGTAGAAAAACCGCTTGGACACCTTAAAATCACCTTCTGGGCTTTAAAAAACACCTGGTGCCAATTCAATCAGATCATCTGGGGATGGACCCAGGTATTGATCATGCTTTTCTTAACTCCCCAAGTGATGGCGATGTTTGGATAGGTTTGAGAACTATTGGTGCAGGGCAAAGCCCTCCTCAGTTTCCCTCCTCCAGGCTCTCTAACCCCCAAGTGGTACGCAGTGGTCAGGTGACCCGGAGTTTCAGTGCCCAAACTGGGACTGTCCTGGGCAAATGGGCTGAGCTGGTCAGCCTAGCTGGTGGAAGTTTCTAAAATGCTGATCTTACCATGACATCCCTCTTCTTCAAGCcctgctggggctggctgcccatTGCTCCAAAGGCCCACTGGACCCTTCAGCTGACTGCATGTCCTGTCCCCTGCAGACTCTGCAGCCATGGTAGGCTTAGCCTTCACCTGTCTGGAGCGCTCCAACCTCAACCCCGATCAGAGAAACCGGATTGTCCTGGCCATCGGGACAGTGCGGGACAAGATCCTGAAGGCCCAGACGGCCAAGGGCCACTTTGGGAATGTCTTCAGCACCCCGCTGGCTCTGCAGGTGGGAAACAGGCCCTGGAGCTGTGGTTCACCCTGAGGCTTGGTGGCGGCAGGCCTGATGCAGGGGGAGCTGGAAGACCCAGTTCCTGCCCGCTGGCTGACCCAgccccctctccctcttccctgttCTGGCTCCAGTTGCTGATGACCTTCTCCACGCCTGGGGTGCAGCTGGGGCGCCCGTGCCTCAAGGCAAGGACTGGTCTGCTGGCCAGTCTGCAGGATGGGACCTTCCAGAATGCTCTCGTGATTTCCCAGCTGCTGCCTGTCCTGAACCACAAGAGCTATGTGGATCTTATCTCCCCAGACTGCCTGGCGCCTCGAGGTAGCCAAGCCTTTCATGGAAGCCTTTCTTTAGCATCTGCAGAGCACTCACTGAAGTCCACCAGGTCCCAGGGCCAGGAGGTTGCTCAGCCTTGATTTGCTGAGTCAACATGAGTGTACCGTGGATGCAACCGGCAGCAAAGATGTGGTCACAGCTTCTAGAAGCTCACAGTGTatagtgggtgtggggagggagacagagagctCTGGGTGGCCTGAGACCATGACACTCCAGTCCCTTATGTGGTCCCCAGCATAGaagtgtttgaatgaatgaatggatgaatgaatgaatgagtgagtggggAGAAACACATTTTGGTTAACTCTGAAACAACATGATGAGCCCCAGTTAGCAGTATGAACCAGGACTTCATCCCATTGTGGGATTTGAGGAGGTGAGTGGAATTTGCCAgtagaggagggagaaggaagggcagATGTGAGAGGAAGCTGCAAGAACAAAGGCACGGAGTGTGGAAGAGTGGGATTTGGGGGGTGATCTTGTTAAGAATTTGAGGAAATAAACAGGAGTGGCAATTAGGAGAATGAAAAGAATGGATGTCCGTCAGATATAACAGGGGAATgttatgaacaaatgaatgttctAGAAAGGCCCACTGGGGTGCTATTTGACATAGAGGCAAGGGGACAAGATACTGGAAGCAAAGAAAGCAGTGAGGGACCTGGACTCGGGTGGTGGCAGGATGTGGGGCtgagggagagaggaggctgGGATGGCAGCTAGGTTTCAAGTTAAGTTGTGTTGTGGTGTTGGCTGAGATGGCAACTGGGGAAGAAGAGAGTTCttgagggaagagaagagggctATTACCCAGGACCTCCTCCTCAAAccagctgccccttcctctccccctggCACAGCCATGTTGGAACCAGCTCTGCAGATCCCTTCTCAGACACAAGGCCCTGAGGACATCAGCATCACACTGAAGGTCCCCAGCGTCAGGCCACCGTATGACCAATCCATCTCTGTCCCTGCCGGATCCTCTCTGCAGGATGTCCTGAAGAAGGCCCAGGAGCTGGGAGGATTCACGTGAGACCCCTGCCTTCCACCCTTCACTCTCACCCGACCACTCTTCCCTGAAATCGCATCATGAGGGACAGGGAACAGAGGAGAGGATGCCCTCGGGAAAGGCACTGGCCTGGGTTGTGCTGCCCCATTCTCCACTCCTGACCCACCCACGGTGGAGTGGAAATAGGGAGCGTGTGGGAGCATCGTCATTAAGAAAGCAGGCTGAGGAGACAGAGCAGTCACCTTGGAATCCCAGCCCTGCCGCTCTCCAACCAGGAACCCAGAACAGGTCAAGTAACCATAACTCATAACTTGGTGAGGACACCAGCTGTGCTCCCCTCCCAGGCTGATGGGAGGAGTTCAGGGTTAGCGCATATAGAAGAGGTGAGTCATCCATTTGACGTGTGCAGGGTCTGGCCCATAATAAGTTCTCAGTTTAGGTTAGCCTTTATAATAAGAAGAATAAGAATTTTTATCATCAAACAATCTTGGTCCAATCACTGTTATTAATTACCTTGGACTAGCCCTCTGTAATATTGGAGGCTGGACAATGTCCTTAAACTTGCTTCTCATCCCCAGTCTGAGGACAAGCAGTTCTGGAGCACTGCTCTCTGTTGAGCCCCATCCATATCTAAACAAGATGGGTGCAATTCCCGTTTTACAAATGGGGAACTGGTCCAGAGAAATTGAGTACCTCCCACCAGGTCGCCCAGACCCTGACTTCTCCCCTACAATGATGTGCCTTAGTTTCAGAGGGTCTCAATTTCTGTCCCCAAAACAAGTCCTCTTGCAGCCAAGGAAGGTGCACAGCCGGTGCCTTGGGATCATCTGGGCCAAGGAATCTCAAACTGGAGAATGCAAAGACCCCCTTTAAAGGACAAAAATTCTCCCAGTGTTAAGTTATTTCTGTAATAGTGTGACTTATACATGTACTAATCTACTCAATATAAACTCCTCTCTCCTTCCAGCTCATAGACAGCTATAAATCCTAAACAActttgcaaattaaatccaaaggaaACTGTAAAACCAATGAAATTCAAATAACAACTACTTACTGAGATGCAGGCAAACATTGCCAGGCATGGTGGGAAACACTTCCCTCAATATGAACCACTGTAAAGCCTGAGTTTTTGCAGGCAGCTGTGGCTTCGTTTGATCTTCCTGAGACCTGACTACTTCATTCACTATTAAGCCCACCTCCATCCCAGGTAGCTGGCAGTGTGTAGGGCAGTGTTGGGTACCAACACATTCATAGACAGCCACACACTGCATACCCTTGGCAGAGCTCCGTCGTGGCAAGCTTTAAGATTTCCCAGAACCTGCTGGCACTCAGCTTTGGATATtatcatcaaaatgaaaacacacacacagactttaACAGTTTCATTCAGAATTTGAGGATCTCTGAGGAGACATCTATGGGCCCCAATTTGAGAAGAATTCTCTTGTTGGGGAGGGTGCCTTGTTAGGTTTGGGGGTCAGGTCAGGCATGTTTGAGACACAtgaatgtggagagagagagagggagagggagagacagagagagaaggaatgaatgaatgagagaggacaaatgaatgGAAGTGAGTGAATGAGactgaatgagagagagagagagacagaagtgCAGAGAGAAATGGCCCTGAGCAGCACACGTCCCTGCAAAGTTATGGAGCCACTTGAGAAGGGGCTGCTCTGTGACATTCCCTGAACAATACCTTCCCTTTACCTAATGGGTTTCTGTttcttaaaactaaaaaaaaaaatccctctctaAGACTAAAGTCATTGATGAGCCTTTTGGGAGGAGGAAGGACATGAACCCCGAGTTTAAGAGAATCTCCTTGGCAGTGGTGTCCAGATGGGATTGGAGAAACTCAAGGTTGGCAGTGAGAAGTTCAGGGAGGGGGATGAGTCAGGCATTTCTTGGTTGCAGGGGGCAGAATCTAACCCAATGGCAAGCGTGGGGTTTGTAGAATCAGCAGGAAGGCAGAGCATCCCAGCCACGAGATAAGGGTAATGTCACTGGGCCACAGAAACTTCCAGAACAAGAGTCTCACCGTCACCACCAGTCTCTCCCTTTCCGCACGCTGGCTTCTCCCTCTCTCGTTGAACACTGGCATCTCCCATGTGATGGCGGCAGCTTCTGACTCTCATCACCTACAACATCAGCTCCCAAAGAGGGACAGCATAATAGGTGTCCCTTCCTGGAGGCCATGGTCATGGTCAG
This window of the Choloepus didactylus isolate mChoDid1 chromosome 23, mChoDid1.pri, whole genome shotgun sequence genome carries:
- the TCN2 gene encoding transcobalamin-2, with protein sequence MGSLGALLFLLGALGALAKRCEVPVGDSKLVEKLGQHLLPWMDQLSPEHLNPSIYVGLRLSSLQAGAKEVLYLHSLKRYYQQSLLGSASGDGEDSSDFQVKPTMGQLALYLLALRANCEFVGGRKGDRLVSMLKGFLEDEKRAIGHDHKGHPQTSYYQYGLGILALCLHQKRVHDSVVGKLLYTVEHDQPVDQGHLSVDSAAMVGLAFTCLERSNLNPDQRNRIVLAIGTVRDKILKAQTAKGHFGNVFSTPLALQLLMTFSTPGVQLGRPCLKARTGLLASLQDGTFQNALVISQLLPVLNHKSYVDLISPDCLAPRAMLEPALQIPSQTQGPEDISITLKVPSVRPPYDQSISVPAGSSLQDVLKKAQELGGFTYGTQASLSGPYVTSVMGKGPGEREFWQLLRAPGTPLLQGIADYRPTAGETIELRLVTW